TCGCAGCCTTCTGGGAACAAGGTGAACATCATGAAACAAGAAGTCAATTAGGTCTAACCGCATTCGTAGTAGAAGGAGATCTATCAGACCTCAAAATGAAGGAAGTTGAATGGAGTAATGCCTGAGCGGCAGAAATACATAGAGAAAGAGTTCTGACTTGGCAGCTGAATATAGATCTCTTATATGACTAGATAGGGGGATTATACTAATGCCGCTATTTCTAACGGCGAACGGACTGTATTCGAAGCACACAATGGCACAATTTCTTAGTTTGCTTCCCCAGGTGAAGACAGATCTAACTGCTTGTATTATAACAACGGCGGATATTCAGTATAAAAATAAAAGCAAGCACGCGGTCAGAACAAAAGATTTGTTCTACGCCATTGGTTTTGCGAAGGTCGATTATGTGGATTTGGATACAGACCCTGCAAATTTATTGCTGAATTATGATGTTGTACATATTAATGGGGGGAACCCTTTATATCTGCTGGCTCGAGTTAAAGATTCCGGTGCGCATGAAATTCTGGCATTTATGCTGTCAGAAGGTAAGCTGGTATCTGGGCAAAGTGCAGGGGCTGCGATATTCGGAAGCACTATTCAGCATGCCGATATTCTTCATCCTGAATGGAACGAGACCCTGTTGACCGAATTTAGTGGACTCGGTGTGCTTCGAGCGGCAATTCTGCCTCATAGCAACCGATATCGTACAGCTTCCTATGAGACTGTCGTGAAGAAGGCGATGGAAGAGATTACGGATCCTATTCTTTTTCTAGGTGACGGAGAATATATCATTCTTCCCTAAGTAGATAATTATCTACTTATAAGGGAATGATCAGAACGGAGCGCAGTGCTCCGTTTTTTAATTGGAAGAAAAATGAAGCTGTGGTTGTGCATTTGCACAATAAAAATCGTCCGTTTATCAATATCTCTTAACTTCAATTCATCTTATACTGAAAGCGTATTCAACAAGAAAGCGAATTCATAAATAAACATAAGGGGGCATACAAAGATGGACGGATTAACCATCAGTTGGATCGGGGCGCTCGTCGGACTTGCCATTGCGATCATCCTCATCTTGAGAAAGCTGAATCCGGTGTATGCATTATTTCTGGGAGCCATAATTGGGTCATTGATTGGTGGAGCCAATCTGCAAGAAACGATTGATGTGCTTGTTGGTGGAACACAAAGTGTTATGGGTACGGTTCTCCGGGTACTCGCCGCAGGGGTTCTGGCTGGCGTGATGATGGAGTCCGGTGCTGCCGAAACGATCGCGCAGGCGATTGTGAAGAAATTTGGCGGCGGAAAGGCGATTCTCGCCCTTGCTCTTGCCACAATGATTATTACAGCCGTAGGTGTATTTATTCCAGTCGCAGTACTGATCGTTGCACCCATTGCCTTGTCAGTGGGTAACAAAATGGGCATTTCGAAGATTGCACTCTTGCTTGCGCTCTCAGGCGGGGGTAAAGCAGGGAATATCATTTCTCCTAATCCGAATACGATTGCAGCAGCAAACGGATTTAATTTAGATTTGAGTCAAGTCATGATCGCAGGATTCATTCCTGCTCTGTTTGGACTAGCAGTAACGGTCATTGTC
This sequence is a window from Paenibacillus urinalis. Protein-coding genes within it:
- a CDS encoding Type 1 glutamine amidotransferase-like domain-containing protein yields the protein MPLFLTANGLYSKHTMAQFLSLLPQVKTDLTACIITTADIQYKNKSKHAVRTKDLFYAIGFAKVDYVDLDTDPANLLLNYDVVHINGGNPLYLLARVKDSGAHEILAFMLSEGKLVSGQSAGAAIFGSTIQHADILHPEWNETLLTEFSGLGVLRAAILPHSNRYRTASYETVVKKAMEEITDPILFLGDGEYIILP